The following proteins are co-located in the Chaetodon trifascialis isolate fChaTrf1 chromosome 14, fChaTrf1.hap1, whole genome shotgun sequence genome:
- the dctn1b gene encoding dynactin subunit 1 isoform X4 yields the protein MSQTRRNTYTRTTSSGSSRMSSDGGGRPVKVGSLVEVIGKGQRGTVAYIGNTLFASGKWVGVILDEAKGKNDGTVQGKRYFTCEENRGIFVRQSQIQLVDDGADTTSPETPEPGTGKVPKREILDTPKSTKLRGVKPKKVLHVSLTSTPAPRKTTARRPKQPSRPAGAGGKGAASGSASASAGEMSSSEPSTPAQTPLVAPVIPTLHSPGNPPAPIPSKEEEALRGQVKDLEEKLETLKMKRTEDKAKLKELEKHKIQLEQLQEWKTKMQEQQAELQKQLKEAKREAKEALEAKERYVEEMSDTADAIEMATLDKEMAEERAESLQLEVDSLKEKVDELTMDLEILKHEIEEKGSDGAASSYHVKQLEEQNGRLKEALVRMRDLSASEKQEHVKLQKQMEKKNVELDALRSQKEKLQEEMTVAEKTIDELKEQVDAALGAEEMVEMLTERNLDLEEKVRELRETVTDLEAINEMNDELQENARETELELREMLDLGAARVRESEKRVEAAQETVADYQQTIKKYRELTAHLQEVNRELTSQQEASAELQQQPPAEMFDFKIKFAETKAYAKAIEMELRKMEVGQANRHVSLLTSFMPESFLRHGGDHDCILVLLLIPRLICKAELISKQAQEKFDLNENCVERAGLKGAVGEQLSFAGGLVYSLSLLQATLHKYEQALAQCSVEVYKKIGSLYPEMSVHERSLDFLIDLLHKDQLDETVNVEPLTKAIKYYQHLYSIHLAEQNEECTMQLADHIRFTQSALDCMAVEVGRLRAFLHAGQEKADLAVLLKDLETSCSDIRQFCKKIRRRMPGTDAPGIPAALNFGQQVSDTLSDCRKHLTWVVAVLQEVAAAGAQMMSPLGEQEGLSAVKLEDVAFKAGEQIYGSQGANPYECLRQSCSIVIATMNKMATAMQEGEYDSDKPQNKNPPPVDVRAAALRAEITDAEGLGMKLEDRETVIKELKKSLKIKGEELSEANVRLSLLEKKLDSSSKDADERVEKIQTRLDEAQTLLKKKEKEFEETMDALQADIDQLESEKAELKQRINSQSKMTIDGLRGSGPSGIASIVTGMAGANMVSGVGSGSGVQVIDSPLLTQQIEAQRLCIKHLKNENNRLKAEKMRTQLASLPPLHVTKLPSRDGGRPEVLSSALYRKTDQLLETLLQMSANVKVVDITGKSPVTPSAQLLEQTARLQSLSDTLGRLKDEVAEHVVNQQPGARVTSDFATFPSTSFVKAKEEKQGDSVLVGRVLVPCPRGQEQVHRLVLSQLQLQRVHSLLRT from the exons ATGTCACAGACTAGGAGGAACACGTACACGCGG ACCaccagcagcggcagcagcaggatgagctCGGACGGGGGCGGGCGGCCCGTCAAGGTGGGCTCCCTGGTGGAGGTGATCGGGAAGGGGCAGCGCGGCACGGTGGCCTACATCGGCAACACGCTCTTTGCCTCCGGAAAATGGGTGGGAGTCATCCTGGACGAGGCCAAGGGCAAGAACGACGGCACCGTGCAGGGCAAGCGCTACTTCACCTGCGAGGAGAACCGCGGGATCTTTGTGAGACAGTCTCAG aTCCAACTGGTTGACGACGGGGCAGACACGACGTCTCCAGAGACACCTGAGCCCGGCACCGGCAAGGTTCCCAAGCGAG AGATCCTGGACACGCCCAAGTCCACCAAACTG CGAGGAGTGAAGCCCAAAAAGGTGCTGCATGTTTCTCTAACCTCG ACTCCTGCACCCCGGAAG accACGGCCAGAAGGCCCAAG CAGCCCAGCCGACCTGCCGGCGCCGGTGGGAAGGGGGCTGCGTCCGGCTCGGCGTCGGCCTCCGCTGGAGAGATGAGCAGCAGCGAGCCCAGCACGCCGGCCCAGACCCCTCTGGTCGCTCCGGTCATCCCCACCCTCCACTCCCCCGGAAACCCTCCGGCCCCCATCCCCAGCAAG gaggaggaggcgctgcGAGGTCAGGTGAAGgacctggaggagaagctggagacGCTGAAGATGAAGCGTACAGAGGACAAGGCCaagctgaaggagctggagaagcacAAGAtccagctggagcagctgcaggagtggAAGACCAAGATGCAGGAGCAGCAGGCCGAGCTGCAGAAACAACTGAAAGAGGCCAAGAGG GAGGCGAAGGAGGCCCTGGAGGCGAAGGAGCGCTACGTGGAGGAGATGTCGGACACAGCGGACGCCATCGAGATGGCCACGCTGGATAAGGAGATGGCCGAGGAGAGGGCCGAGTCTCTGCAGCTGGAGGTCGACTCCCTGAAGGAGAAAGTGGACGAGCTCACCATGGACCTGGAGATCCTCAAGCACGAGATTGAGGAGAAAG GTTCGGACGGAGCTGCATCCAGTTATCACGTGAAACAGCTGGAAGAGCAGAACGGCAGACTGAAGGAAGCTCTGGTCAG GATGCGTGACCTGTCGGCGTCGGAGAAGCAGGAACACGTGAAGTTGCAGAagcagatggagaagaagaacgTGGAGCTGGACGCTCTGAGGAGccagaaagaaaagctgcaggaggagatgaCCGTGGCAGAAAAGACCATCGACGAGCTGAAAGAACAG GTGGATGCAGCGCTGGGGGcagaggagatggtggagatgCTGACGGAGAGGAACCTGGACCTGGAGGAGAAAGTGAGGGAGCTGAGAGAGACGGTCACCGACCTG GAAGCCATAAACGAGATGAACGACGAGCTGCAGGAGAACGCCAGAGAGACGGAGTTGGAGCTGAGGGAGATGTTGGATCTTGGAGCGGCGAGAGTCCGAGAGTCCGAGAAACGAGTTGAAGCTGCGCAGGAGACGGTGGCCGATTACCAGCAGACCATCAAGAAGTACCGCGAGCTCACGGCTCACCTGCAG GAGGTGAACAGAGAGCTGACCAGCCAGCAGGAGGcctcagcagagctgcagcagcagccgcccGCAGAGATGTTCGATTTCAAGATTAAGTTTGCAGAGACGAAGGCCTACGCCAAG gccattgagatggagctgaggaagatgGAGGTGGGTCAGGCCAACAGACACGTTTCCCTCCTGACCTCCTTCATGCCCGAGTCCTTCCTTCGTCACGGCGGAGACCACGACTGCatcctggtgctgctgctcatcCCCAGGCTCATCTGCAAG GCCGAGCTGATCAGCAAACAGGCCCAGGAGAAGTTTGACCTGAATGAGAACTGCGTGGAGCGAGCCGGGCTGAAGGGAGCCGTCGGGGAGCAGCTGAGCTTCGCTGGCGGTTTGGTTTACTCGCTCAGCCTGCTGCAGGCCACGCTGCACAAATACGAACA ggCTCTGGCTCAGTGCAGCGTGGAGGTCTATAAGAAGATCGGCTCTCTGTACCCGGAGATGAGCGTCCATGAACGCTCTCTGGACTTCCTCATCGACCTGCTGCACAAAGACCAGCTGGACGAGACGGTGAACGTGGAGCCGCTCACCAAGGCCATCAAATACtaccag caCCTGTACAGCATCCACCTGGCAGAGCAGAATGAGGAGTGCACCATGCAGCTGGCCGATCACATCAGA TTTACCCAGAGTGCCTTGGACTGCATGGCGGTGGAGGTCGGTCGACTGCGGGCGTTCCTGCACGCCGGTCAGGAGAAGGCCGACCTGGCCGTGCTGCTGAAGGACCTGGAGACGTCCTGCAGCGACATCCGGCAGTTCTGCAAGAAGATTCGCCGCAGGATGCCGGGAACCGACGCGCCGGGCATCCCAGCGGCCCTCAACTTCGGACAGCAG GTGTCCGACACGCTCTCAGACTGCAGGAAACACCTGACCTGGGTGGTGGCGGTGCTGCAGGAAGTGGCTGCGGCTGGAGCTCAGATGATGTCGCCTCTTGGTGAACAGGAGGGGCTGTCCGCCGTCAAACTGGAGGACGTGGCGTTCAAGGCCGGAGAGCAG ATTTATGGATCCCAGGGCGCCAACCCCTACGAGTGTCTGCGGCAGTCCTGCAGTATCGTCATAGCAACCATGAACAAGATGGCCACCGCCATGCAGGAGGGAGAATATGACTCTGACAAGCCTCAAAACAAG AACCCTCCGCCTGTGGACGTGCGAGCGGCGGCTCTCCGAGCTGAAATCACCGATGCCGAAGGTCTCGGCATgaagctggaggacagagagacagtcatCAAGGAGCTGAAGAAGTCTCTCAAGATCAAG GGGGAGGAGCTGAGCGAGGCCAACGTCCGTCTCAGTCTGCTGGAGAAGAAGCTGGACAGTTCGTCCAAAGACGCAGACGAGCGCGTGGAGAAGATTCAGACTCGGCTGGACGAGGCGCAGACgctgctgaagaagaaggagaa GGAGTTCGAGGAGACGATGGACGCCCTGCAGGCCGACATCGACCAGCTGGAGTCGGAGAAGGCCGAGCTGAAGCAGCGAATCAACAGCCAATCGAAGATGACCATCGACGGGCTGAGAGGCAGCGGCCCGTCGGGCATCGCCTCCATCGTCACGGGGATGGCAGGAG CGAACATGGTGTCCGGCGTCGGTTCAGGCTCGGGCGTCCAGGTGATCGACTCCCCTCTGCTGACTCAGCAGATCGAAGCTCAGAGACTCTGCATCAAACACCTGAAGAACGAGAACAACAGGCTGAAG GCCGAGAAGATGCGCACTCAGCTCgcctccctgcctcctcttcaTGTCACCAAACTGCCCTCCAGAGACGGAGGCCGTCCTGAAGTGCTCTCCAGCGCCCTCTACCGCAAAACCGACCAGCTCCTGGAGACTCTGCTGCAAATGAGCGCCAACGTCAAGGTGGTGGACATCACCGGGAAATCTCCAG tgacACCTAGTGCTCAGCTCCTGGAACAGACGGCTAGACTACAGTCGCTGAGTGACACTCTGGGCAGACTGAAG GATGAAGTAGCGGAGCACGTCGTCAACCAGCAGCCTGGAGCTCGAGTCACGTCTGATTTCGCGACGTTCCCTTCGACCTCGTTTGTGAAG GCgaaggaggagaagcagggCGACTCGGTGCTGGTGGGTCGGGTCTTGGTGCCGTGTCCCCGCGGTCAGGAGCAGGTCCACCGCCTCGTCCTGtcacagcttcagctgcagcgaGTTCACAGCCTGCTGAGGACCTAA
- the dctn1b gene encoding dynactin subunit 1 isoform X2, whose translation MMRQTPAPRKTTARRPKPSRPAGAGGKGAASGSASASAGEMSSSEPSTPAQTPLVAPVIPTLHSPGNPPAPIPSKEEEALRGQVKDLEEKLETLKMKRTEDKAKLKELEKHKIQLEQLQEWKTKMQEQQAELQKQLKEAKREAKEALEAKERYVEEMSDTADAIEMATLDKEMAEERAESLQLEVDSLKEKVDELTMDLEILKHEIEEKGSDGAASSYHVKQLEEQNGRLKEALVRMRDLSASEKQEHVKLQKQMEKKNVELDALRSQKEKLQEEMTVAEKTIDELKEQVDAALGAEEMVEMLTERNLDLEEKVRELRETVTDLEAINEMNDELQENARETELELREMLDLGAARVRESEKRVEAAQETVADYQQTIKKYRELTAHLQEVNRELTSQQEASAELQQQPPAEMFDFKIKFAETKAYAKAIEMELRKMEVGQANRHVSLLTSFMPESFLRHGGDHDCILVLLLIPRLICKAELISKQAQEKFDLNENCVERAGLKGAVGEQLSFAGGLVYSLSLLQATLHKYEQALAQCSVEVYKKIGSLYPEMSVHERSLDFLIDLLHKDQLDETVNVEPLTKAIKYYQHLYSIHLAEQNEECTMQLADHIRFTQSALDCMAVEVGRLRAFLHAGQEKADLAVLLKDLETSCSDIRQFCKKIRRRMPGTDAPGIPAALNFGQQVSDTLSDCRKHLTWVVAVLQEVAAAGAQMMSPLGEQEGLSAVKLEDVAFKAGEQIYGSQGANPYECLRQSCSIVIATMNKMATAMQEGEYDSDKPQNKNPPPVDVRAAALRAEITDAEGLGMKLEDRETVIKELKKSLKIKGEELSEANVRLSLLEKKLDSSSKDADERVEKIQTRLDEAQTLLKKKEKEFEETMDALQADIDQLESEKAELKQRINSQSKMTIDGLRGSGPSGIASIVTGMAGANMVSGVGSGSGVQVIDSPLLTQQIEAQRLCIKHLKNENNRLKAEKMRTQLASLPPLHVTKLPSRDGGRPEVLSSALYRKTDQLLETLLQMSANVKVVDITGKSPVTPSAQLLEQTARLQSLSDTLGRLKDEVAEHVVNQQPGARVTSDFATFPSTSFVKAKEEKQGDSVLVGRVLVPCPRGQEQVHRLVLSQLQLQRVHSLLRT comes from the exons ATGATGAGACAGACTCCTGCACCCCGGAAG accACGGCCAGAAGGCCCAAG CCCAGCCGACCTGCCGGCGCCGGTGGGAAGGGGGCTGCGTCCGGCTCGGCGTCGGCCTCCGCTGGAGAGATGAGCAGCAGCGAGCCCAGCACGCCGGCCCAGACCCCTCTGGTCGCTCCGGTCATCCCCACCCTCCACTCCCCCGGAAACCCTCCGGCCCCCATCCCCAGCAAG gaggaggaggcgctgcGAGGTCAGGTGAAGgacctggaggagaagctggagacGCTGAAGATGAAGCGTACAGAGGACAAGGCCaagctgaaggagctggagaagcacAAGAtccagctggagcagctgcaggagtggAAGACCAAGATGCAGGAGCAGCAGGCCGAGCTGCAGAAACAACTGAAAGAGGCCAAGAGG GAGGCGAAGGAGGCCCTGGAGGCGAAGGAGCGCTACGTGGAGGAGATGTCGGACACAGCGGACGCCATCGAGATGGCCACGCTGGATAAGGAGATGGCCGAGGAGAGGGCCGAGTCTCTGCAGCTGGAGGTCGACTCCCTGAAGGAGAAAGTGGACGAGCTCACCATGGACCTGGAGATCCTCAAGCACGAGATTGAGGAGAAAG GTTCGGACGGAGCTGCATCCAGTTATCACGTGAAACAGCTGGAAGAGCAGAACGGCAGACTGAAGGAAGCTCTGGTCAG GATGCGTGACCTGTCGGCGTCGGAGAAGCAGGAACACGTGAAGTTGCAGAagcagatggagaagaagaacgTGGAGCTGGACGCTCTGAGGAGccagaaagaaaagctgcaggaggagatgaCCGTGGCAGAAAAGACCATCGACGAGCTGAAAGAACAG GTGGATGCAGCGCTGGGGGcagaggagatggtggagatgCTGACGGAGAGGAACCTGGACCTGGAGGAGAAAGTGAGGGAGCTGAGAGAGACGGTCACCGACCTG GAAGCCATAAACGAGATGAACGACGAGCTGCAGGAGAACGCCAGAGAGACGGAGTTGGAGCTGAGGGAGATGTTGGATCTTGGAGCGGCGAGAGTCCGAGAGTCCGAGAAACGAGTTGAAGCTGCGCAGGAGACGGTGGCCGATTACCAGCAGACCATCAAGAAGTACCGCGAGCTCACGGCTCACCTGCAG GAGGTGAACAGAGAGCTGACCAGCCAGCAGGAGGcctcagcagagctgcagcagcagccgcccGCAGAGATGTTCGATTTCAAGATTAAGTTTGCAGAGACGAAGGCCTACGCCAAG gccattgagatggagctgaggaagatgGAGGTGGGTCAGGCCAACAGACACGTTTCCCTCCTGACCTCCTTCATGCCCGAGTCCTTCCTTCGTCACGGCGGAGACCACGACTGCatcctggtgctgctgctcatcCCCAGGCTCATCTGCAAG GCCGAGCTGATCAGCAAACAGGCCCAGGAGAAGTTTGACCTGAATGAGAACTGCGTGGAGCGAGCCGGGCTGAAGGGAGCCGTCGGGGAGCAGCTGAGCTTCGCTGGCGGTTTGGTTTACTCGCTCAGCCTGCTGCAGGCCACGCTGCACAAATACGAACA ggCTCTGGCTCAGTGCAGCGTGGAGGTCTATAAGAAGATCGGCTCTCTGTACCCGGAGATGAGCGTCCATGAACGCTCTCTGGACTTCCTCATCGACCTGCTGCACAAAGACCAGCTGGACGAGACGGTGAACGTGGAGCCGCTCACCAAGGCCATCAAATACtaccag caCCTGTACAGCATCCACCTGGCAGAGCAGAATGAGGAGTGCACCATGCAGCTGGCCGATCACATCAGA TTTACCCAGAGTGCCTTGGACTGCATGGCGGTGGAGGTCGGTCGACTGCGGGCGTTCCTGCACGCCGGTCAGGAGAAGGCCGACCTGGCCGTGCTGCTGAAGGACCTGGAGACGTCCTGCAGCGACATCCGGCAGTTCTGCAAGAAGATTCGCCGCAGGATGCCGGGAACCGACGCGCCGGGCATCCCAGCGGCCCTCAACTTCGGACAGCAG GTGTCCGACACGCTCTCAGACTGCAGGAAACACCTGACCTGGGTGGTGGCGGTGCTGCAGGAAGTGGCTGCGGCTGGAGCTCAGATGATGTCGCCTCTTGGTGAACAGGAGGGGCTGTCCGCCGTCAAACTGGAGGACGTGGCGTTCAAGGCCGGAGAGCAG ATTTATGGATCCCAGGGCGCCAACCCCTACGAGTGTCTGCGGCAGTCCTGCAGTATCGTCATAGCAACCATGAACAAGATGGCCACCGCCATGCAGGAGGGAGAATATGACTCTGACAAGCCTCAAAACAAG AACCCTCCGCCTGTGGACGTGCGAGCGGCGGCTCTCCGAGCTGAAATCACCGATGCCGAAGGTCTCGGCATgaagctggaggacagagagacagtcatCAAGGAGCTGAAGAAGTCTCTCAAGATCAAG GGGGAGGAGCTGAGCGAGGCCAACGTCCGTCTCAGTCTGCTGGAGAAGAAGCTGGACAGTTCGTCCAAAGACGCAGACGAGCGCGTGGAGAAGATTCAGACTCGGCTGGACGAGGCGCAGACgctgctgaagaagaaggagaa GGAGTTCGAGGAGACGATGGACGCCCTGCAGGCCGACATCGACCAGCTGGAGTCGGAGAAGGCCGAGCTGAAGCAGCGAATCAACAGCCAATCGAAGATGACCATCGACGGGCTGAGAGGCAGCGGCCCGTCGGGCATCGCCTCCATCGTCACGGGGATGGCAGGAG CGAACATGGTGTCCGGCGTCGGTTCAGGCTCGGGCGTCCAGGTGATCGACTCCCCTCTGCTGACTCAGCAGATCGAAGCTCAGAGACTCTGCATCAAACACCTGAAGAACGAGAACAACAGGCTGAAG GCCGAGAAGATGCGCACTCAGCTCgcctccctgcctcctcttcaTGTCACCAAACTGCCCTCCAGAGACGGAGGCCGTCCTGAAGTGCTCTCCAGCGCCCTCTACCGCAAAACCGACCAGCTCCTGGAGACTCTGCTGCAAATGAGCGCCAACGTCAAGGTGGTGGACATCACCGGGAAATCTCCAG tgacACCTAGTGCTCAGCTCCTGGAACAGACGGCTAGACTACAGTCGCTGAGTGACACTCTGGGCAGACTGAAG GATGAAGTAGCGGAGCACGTCGTCAACCAGCAGCCTGGAGCTCGAGTCACGTCTGATTTCGCGACGTTCCCTTCGACCTCGTTTGTGAAG GCgaaggaggagaagcagggCGACTCGGTGCTGGTGGGTCGGGTCTTGGTGCCGTGTCCCCGCGGTCAGGAGCAGGTCCACCGCCTCGTCCTGtcacagcttcagctgcagcgaGTTCACAGCCTGCTGAGGACCTAA
- the dctn1b gene encoding dynactin subunit 1 isoform X1, translating to MMRQTPAPRKTTARRPKQPSRPAGAGGKGAASGSASASAGEMSSSEPSTPAQTPLVAPVIPTLHSPGNPPAPIPSKEEEALRGQVKDLEEKLETLKMKRTEDKAKLKELEKHKIQLEQLQEWKTKMQEQQAELQKQLKEAKREAKEALEAKERYVEEMSDTADAIEMATLDKEMAEERAESLQLEVDSLKEKVDELTMDLEILKHEIEEKGSDGAASSYHVKQLEEQNGRLKEALVRMRDLSASEKQEHVKLQKQMEKKNVELDALRSQKEKLQEEMTVAEKTIDELKEQVDAALGAEEMVEMLTERNLDLEEKVRELRETVTDLEAINEMNDELQENARETELELREMLDLGAARVRESEKRVEAAQETVADYQQTIKKYRELTAHLQEVNRELTSQQEASAELQQQPPAEMFDFKIKFAETKAYAKAIEMELRKMEVGQANRHVSLLTSFMPESFLRHGGDHDCILVLLLIPRLICKAELISKQAQEKFDLNENCVERAGLKGAVGEQLSFAGGLVYSLSLLQATLHKYEQALAQCSVEVYKKIGSLYPEMSVHERSLDFLIDLLHKDQLDETVNVEPLTKAIKYYQHLYSIHLAEQNEECTMQLADHIRFTQSALDCMAVEVGRLRAFLHAGQEKADLAVLLKDLETSCSDIRQFCKKIRRRMPGTDAPGIPAALNFGQQVSDTLSDCRKHLTWVVAVLQEVAAAGAQMMSPLGEQEGLSAVKLEDVAFKAGEQIYGSQGANPYECLRQSCSIVIATMNKMATAMQEGEYDSDKPQNKNPPPVDVRAAALRAEITDAEGLGMKLEDRETVIKELKKSLKIKGEELSEANVRLSLLEKKLDSSSKDADERVEKIQTRLDEAQTLLKKKEKEFEETMDALQADIDQLESEKAELKQRINSQSKMTIDGLRGSGPSGIASIVTGMAGANMVSGVGSGSGVQVIDSPLLTQQIEAQRLCIKHLKNENNRLKAEKMRTQLASLPPLHVTKLPSRDGGRPEVLSSALYRKTDQLLETLLQMSANVKVVDITGKSPVTPSAQLLEQTARLQSLSDTLGRLKDEVAEHVVNQQPGARVTSDFATFPSTSFVKAKEEKQGDSVLVGRVLVPCPRGQEQVHRLVLSQLQLQRVHSLLRT from the exons ATGATGAGACAGACTCCTGCACCCCGGAAG accACGGCCAGAAGGCCCAAG CAGCCCAGCCGACCTGCCGGCGCCGGTGGGAAGGGGGCTGCGTCCGGCTCGGCGTCGGCCTCCGCTGGAGAGATGAGCAGCAGCGAGCCCAGCACGCCGGCCCAGACCCCTCTGGTCGCTCCGGTCATCCCCACCCTCCACTCCCCCGGAAACCCTCCGGCCCCCATCCCCAGCAAG gaggaggaggcgctgcGAGGTCAGGTGAAGgacctggaggagaagctggagacGCTGAAGATGAAGCGTACAGAGGACAAGGCCaagctgaaggagctggagaagcacAAGAtccagctggagcagctgcaggagtggAAGACCAAGATGCAGGAGCAGCAGGCCGAGCTGCAGAAACAACTGAAAGAGGCCAAGAGG GAGGCGAAGGAGGCCCTGGAGGCGAAGGAGCGCTACGTGGAGGAGATGTCGGACACAGCGGACGCCATCGAGATGGCCACGCTGGATAAGGAGATGGCCGAGGAGAGGGCCGAGTCTCTGCAGCTGGAGGTCGACTCCCTGAAGGAGAAAGTGGACGAGCTCACCATGGACCTGGAGATCCTCAAGCACGAGATTGAGGAGAAAG GTTCGGACGGAGCTGCATCCAGTTATCACGTGAAACAGCTGGAAGAGCAGAACGGCAGACTGAAGGAAGCTCTGGTCAG GATGCGTGACCTGTCGGCGTCGGAGAAGCAGGAACACGTGAAGTTGCAGAagcagatggagaagaagaacgTGGAGCTGGACGCTCTGAGGAGccagaaagaaaagctgcaggaggagatgaCCGTGGCAGAAAAGACCATCGACGAGCTGAAAGAACAG GTGGATGCAGCGCTGGGGGcagaggagatggtggagatgCTGACGGAGAGGAACCTGGACCTGGAGGAGAAAGTGAGGGAGCTGAGAGAGACGGTCACCGACCTG GAAGCCATAAACGAGATGAACGACGAGCTGCAGGAGAACGCCAGAGAGACGGAGTTGGAGCTGAGGGAGATGTTGGATCTTGGAGCGGCGAGAGTCCGAGAGTCCGAGAAACGAGTTGAAGCTGCGCAGGAGACGGTGGCCGATTACCAGCAGACCATCAAGAAGTACCGCGAGCTCACGGCTCACCTGCAG GAGGTGAACAGAGAGCTGACCAGCCAGCAGGAGGcctcagcagagctgcagcagcagccgcccGCAGAGATGTTCGATTTCAAGATTAAGTTTGCAGAGACGAAGGCCTACGCCAAG gccattgagatggagctgaggaagatgGAGGTGGGTCAGGCCAACAGACACGTTTCCCTCCTGACCTCCTTCATGCCCGAGTCCTTCCTTCGTCACGGCGGAGACCACGACTGCatcctggtgctgctgctcatcCCCAGGCTCATCTGCAAG GCCGAGCTGATCAGCAAACAGGCCCAGGAGAAGTTTGACCTGAATGAGAACTGCGTGGAGCGAGCCGGGCTGAAGGGAGCCGTCGGGGAGCAGCTGAGCTTCGCTGGCGGTTTGGTTTACTCGCTCAGCCTGCTGCAGGCCACGCTGCACAAATACGAACA ggCTCTGGCTCAGTGCAGCGTGGAGGTCTATAAGAAGATCGGCTCTCTGTACCCGGAGATGAGCGTCCATGAACGCTCTCTGGACTTCCTCATCGACCTGCTGCACAAAGACCAGCTGGACGAGACGGTGAACGTGGAGCCGCTCACCAAGGCCATCAAATACtaccag caCCTGTACAGCATCCACCTGGCAGAGCAGAATGAGGAGTGCACCATGCAGCTGGCCGATCACATCAGA TTTACCCAGAGTGCCTTGGACTGCATGGCGGTGGAGGTCGGTCGACTGCGGGCGTTCCTGCACGCCGGTCAGGAGAAGGCCGACCTGGCCGTGCTGCTGAAGGACCTGGAGACGTCCTGCAGCGACATCCGGCAGTTCTGCAAGAAGATTCGCCGCAGGATGCCGGGAACCGACGCGCCGGGCATCCCAGCGGCCCTCAACTTCGGACAGCAG GTGTCCGACACGCTCTCAGACTGCAGGAAACACCTGACCTGGGTGGTGGCGGTGCTGCAGGAAGTGGCTGCGGCTGGAGCTCAGATGATGTCGCCTCTTGGTGAACAGGAGGGGCTGTCCGCCGTCAAACTGGAGGACGTGGCGTTCAAGGCCGGAGAGCAG ATTTATGGATCCCAGGGCGCCAACCCCTACGAGTGTCTGCGGCAGTCCTGCAGTATCGTCATAGCAACCATGAACAAGATGGCCACCGCCATGCAGGAGGGAGAATATGACTCTGACAAGCCTCAAAACAAG AACCCTCCGCCTGTGGACGTGCGAGCGGCGGCTCTCCGAGCTGAAATCACCGATGCCGAAGGTCTCGGCATgaagctggaggacagagagacagtcatCAAGGAGCTGAAGAAGTCTCTCAAGATCAAG GGGGAGGAGCTGAGCGAGGCCAACGTCCGTCTCAGTCTGCTGGAGAAGAAGCTGGACAGTTCGTCCAAAGACGCAGACGAGCGCGTGGAGAAGATTCAGACTCGGCTGGACGAGGCGCAGACgctgctgaagaagaaggagaa GGAGTTCGAGGAGACGATGGACGCCCTGCAGGCCGACATCGACCAGCTGGAGTCGGAGAAGGCCGAGCTGAAGCAGCGAATCAACAGCCAATCGAAGATGACCATCGACGGGCTGAGAGGCAGCGGCCCGTCGGGCATCGCCTCCATCGTCACGGGGATGGCAGGAG CGAACATGGTGTCCGGCGTCGGTTCAGGCTCGGGCGTCCAGGTGATCGACTCCCCTCTGCTGACTCAGCAGATCGAAGCTCAGAGACTCTGCATCAAACACCTGAAGAACGAGAACAACAGGCTGAAG GCCGAGAAGATGCGCACTCAGCTCgcctccctgcctcctcttcaTGTCACCAAACTGCCCTCCAGAGACGGAGGCCGTCCTGAAGTGCTCTCCAGCGCCCTCTACCGCAAAACCGACCAGCTCCTGGAGACTCTGCTGCAAATGAGCGCCAACGTCAAGGTGGTGGACATCACCGGGAAATCTCCAG tgacACCTAGTGCTCAGCTCCTGGAACAGACGGCTAGACTACAGTCGCTGAGTGACACTCTGGGCAGACTGAAG GATGAAGTAGCGGAGCACGTCGTCAACCAGCAGCCTGGAGCTCGAGTCACGTCTGATTTCGCGACGTTCCCTTCGACCTCGTTTGTGAAG GCgaaggaggagaagcagggCGACTCGGTGCTGGTGGGTCGGGTCTTGGTGCCGTGTCCCCGCGGTCAGGAGCAGGTCCACCGCCTCGTCCTGtcacagcttcagctgcagcgaGTTCACAGCCTGCTGAGGACCTAA